The following proteins come from a genomic window of Mycolicibacterium rufum:
- a CDS encoding heparin lyase I family protein translates to MRRSAVAADDADSPTAGRTRSPAARDASRRGRVDRTLRIGHTSRRADDAAPASDSGSEAGPETVRTMRLPRRPARRPDADASATAPTTATTASSAEPVNRTAPAAPVTDTSAATPGAAPVRGTRVIRVLETLTRDLSTRPRPATPAQTALLSVLLAWTRRLSGETVQIAAPRAATAAVSTALATVAVTPTFVQVSAATPQTSQTSVGVKYSGAQTAGDTNVVAIGWNNATSTITSVTDSAGNTYRAAVPTVRGSGISQAIYYASGIKGAAAGANTVTVVFNTATPYVDLRALEYRGLDPVDPFDVGASGKGWGRSARSAAVSTTASNELVFAAGMTTGGFTSAGSGFTSRIITAPDGDIAQDKTVSTVGRYSATASLGSYSRWLMQVATFRAATAPAVIADTTSPTVSVGSPTGTVSGTVTLTATASDNVGVAGVQFLVDNIAIGAADTTSPYSVSWNSAGVANGTHTVVARATDTSGNSALSAPVTITVGNAVVDSIAPTVSLTVPGGTVTGTVTFTATASDNVGVSGVQFLLDNKIIGAQDNSSPYSVSWNSTGVANGSHTLTARATDTSGNTAVSAPVTITVANTVVAPPIFVGDYSTGNFSQWAVVQNKYFNSYGKDYVPQYPATIVADAVKGLVARFEVRSGDYPGFVSGDRSEVQSTTALSGGATEGQTSWYSLSTKFEPGFPQNHASLGWGLVNQWHASDAGGSPPLAFIVNGQNGYLSLMAERQSAPGVYLGKVILWQTPLDVGTWHDLKMEVTWSASDTIGSVRLWQNGVAQTLTNGSTTYHVRTLVPGGGGVYYKEGYYRQRDLAPTGVVYHAGFRVASTEAGLGL, encoded by the coding sequence GTGCGGCGTTCCGCAGTGGCGGCCGACGACGCCGACTCACCGACCGCCGGTCGCACGCGCTCGCCCGCTGCCCGCGACGCGAGTCGCCGCGGCCGCGTGGACCGGACCCTGCGCATCGGGCACACGTCGCGCCGAGCCGACGATGCCGCGCCCGCGAGCGATTCCGGCTCGGAGGCAGGCCCCGAGACCGTGCGCACGATGCGCTTACCGCGCCGGCCCGCCCGCCGGCCTGACGCGGACGCGTCCGCGACAGCCCCGACCACTGCCACGACGGCGTCGTCGGCCGAGCCGGTGAACCGGACCGCGCCGGCGGCCCCGGTGACCGACACATCCGCGGCGACGCCCGGCGCCGCACCCGTCCGCGGTACACGGGTGATCAGAGTGCTCGAGACGCTCACCCGCGACCTGTCGACGCGTCCGCGGCCGGCGACGCCCGCGCAGACGGCACTGCTGTCCGTACTGCTGGCGTGGACGCGCCGGCTGTCCGGGGAGACGGTGCAGATCGCCGCGCCGAGAGCGGCGACCGCCGCCGTGTCGACAGCATTGGCGACGGTCGCGGTGACGCCGACCTTCGTGCAGGTCTCCGCGGCGACGCCGCAGACATCGCAAACCTCGGTGGGTGTGAAGTACTCGGGTGCACAGACCGCCGGTGACACCAATGTCGTTGCCATCGGCTGGAACAACGCGACGTCGACGATCACGTCGGTGACCGATTCGGCCGGCAACACCTACCGTGCCGCGGTGCCGACGGTGCGCGGTTCGGGAATCAGTCAGGCCATCTACTACGCCTCGGGCATCAAGGGCGCCGCCGCAGGCGCGAACACGGTGACCGTCGTGTTCAACACCGCCACGCCGTATGTGGACCTGCGTGCTCTGGAATACCGCGGCCTCGATCCGGTCGATCCGTTCGACGTCGGTGCCTCGGGGAAGGGCTGGGGGAGATCGGCCCGCAGCGCAGCGGTGTCGACGACGGCGTCCAACGAACTGGTGTTCGCCGCGGGCATGACCACCGGGGGCTTCACCTCCGCGGGCAGCGGGTTCACCTCCCGGATCATCACCGCACCGGACGGCGACATCGCCCAGGACAAGACGGTGAGCACGGTCGGCAGGTACAGCGCGACGGCCTCGTTGGGCAGCTACAGCAGATGGCTGATGCAGGTGGCCACGTTCAGAGCCGCCACAGCGCCGGCTGTCATCGCCGACACCACGTCGCCGACGGTCTCGGTGGGCTCACCGACGGGGACCGTGTCAGGCACGGTGACGTTGACCGCGACGGCGTCGGACAACGTCGGGGTCGCCGGGGTGCAGTTCCTCGTGGACAACATCGCGATCGGCGCTGCGGATACCACCTCGCCCTACAGCGTGTCGTGGAACAGCGCCGGGGTCGCCAACGGCACCCACACGGTGGTCGCGCGGGCGACCGACACCAGCGGCAACAGCGCCCTGTCGGCGCCGGTCACCATCACGGTCGGCAACGCCGTGGTCGACTCCATCGCCCCGACGGTGTCCCTGACGGTGCCCGGTGGGACGGTGACGGGGACGGTGACGTTCACCGCGACGGCGTCGGACAACGTCGGGGTGTCCGGTGTGCAATTCCTGCTGGACAACAAAATCATTGGTGCGCAGGACAACTCGTCGCCCTACAGTGTGTCCTGGAACAGCACCGGGGTCGCCAACGGCAGTCACACGCTGACCGCGCGAGCGACCGACACCAGCGGTAACACCGCGGTGTCGGCGCCGGTCACCATCACGGTCGCCAACACGGTGGTCGCACCTCCGATCTTCGTCGGCGACTACAGCACCGGCAATTTCAGCCAGTGGGCTGTGGTGCAGAACAAGTACTTCAACTCCTACGGCAAGGACTACGTACCGCAGTATCCCGCCACGATCGTCGCCGATGCGGTGAAGGGTCTCGTGGCACGGTTCGAGGTACGCTCGGGCGACTATCCGGGATTCGTGTCGGGGGATCGCTCAGAGGTGCAGAGCACGACCGCGCTGAGCGGTGGGGCCACCGAGGGGCAGACGTCGTGGTACTCGCTCTCCACCAAGTTCGAACCGGGCTTCCCGCAGAACCATGCCAGCCTCGGATGGGGGTTGGTGAATCAGTGGCATGCCAGTGATGCCGGTGGCAGCCCTCCGCTCGCCTTCATCGTCAACGGCCAGAACGGCTACCTCTCCCTGATGGCGGAGAGGCAGTCCGCGCCGGGGGTGTACCTCGGAAAGGTCATCCTGTGGCAGACACCTCTGGACGTCGGCACGTGGCACGACCTGAAGATGGAGGTCACCTGGTCGGCGTCGGACACCATCGGTTCAGTACGGCTGTGGCAGAACGGCGTCGCGCAGACCCTCACCAATGGGTCGACGACCTACCACGTGCGGACCCTGGTTCCCGGCGGCGGCGGCGTCTACTACAAAGAGGGTTACTACCGGCA